Proteins encoded by one window of Vampirovibrionales bacterium:
- a CDS encoding M20/M25/M40 family metallo-hydrolase, with protein sequence MTLPEIDSDAVLRTFLSLARLDSPSGAEGPVRDYLAQRLDALGVCHRTDATGNLIAEIPPSRCPHPVVLVVCAHMDVVPPCLGVQPQVCGEGDARWIQSDGTTVLGADDKAALAPILEALECSLACAAPRPAVRLIFTVEEETHLKGARQLDDDALRAGFAITFDHTGPPGTLIQRAPFLTTFEITVRGRAAHAGIAPEEGLNAIVLAARVVTRLRQGRLEGETTANIGRIEGGKATNIVPDCVLISGEIRSYRPEAIQDELDCIERVLREETASMPGTSFLLTRERAFDGYAHAPDSPAIQRLTHIIESQGLTPAVIASHGGSDNNVFMTRGLAGVVLSAAMEAPHTVNERAHLTDMMQTARLLLAIWEDFAREPF encoded by the coding sequence ATGACATTGCCTGAGATTGACAGTGACGCCGTTCTGCGGACGTTTTTATCGCTGGCGCGCCTCGACAGTCCCAGCGGTGCGGAAGGGCCTGTCAGGGACTATCTGGCTCAGCGTCTCGACGCGCTCGGCGTTTGCCATCGTACGGACGCAACGGGCAACCTCATTGCGGAAATTCCGCCCAGTCGATGCCCGCACCCTGTTGTACTGGTGGTGTGCGCTCATATGGATGTAGTGCCTCCATGTCTGGGGGTTCAGCCTCAGGTGTGCGGCGAGGGAGATGCCCGCTGGATACAAAGCGACGGAACGACCGTGCTGGGGGCGGACGATAAAGCGGCTTTGGCGCCGATTCTGGAGGCGCTGGAGTGCTCTCTTGCTTGCGCAGCGCCGCGTCCGGCGGTTCGCCTGATATTTACCGTGGAAGAAGAAACCCATCTGAAAGGCGCGCGCCAACTGGATGACGATGCCCTGCGCGCCGGGTTTGCAATCACGTTCGATCACACGGGCCCGCCGGGGACGCTGATTCAGCGGGCGCCGTTTTTAACCACGTTTGAAATTACGGTGCGAGGACGCGCCGCCCATGCGGGAATCGCCCCTGAAGAAGGCCTCAATGCTATTGTGCTGGCGGCGCGGGTCGTTACGCGCCTGCGTCAAGGCCGCCTGGAAGGCGAAACCACCGCCAATATCGGGCGAATTGAGGGCGGCAAGGCTACTAATATTGTGCCGGACTGTGTGCTGATTAGTGGGGAGATTCGCAGTTATCGTCCCGAGGCGATTCAAGACGAACTTGATTGTATCGAGCGCGTCTTGCGCGAAGAGACCGCCTCGATGCCGGGGACTTCGTTTCTGCTGACGCGTGAGCGCGCTTTTGACGGCTATGCCCATGCGCCTGACTCTCCGGCTATACAGCGGCTTACCCATATTATCGAGTCTCAAGGACTAACGCCTGCCGTGATTGCCAGCCATGGCGGCAGCGATAACAACGTCTTTATGACGCGCGGACTGGCCGGGGTGGTTCTGTCGGCGGCCATGGAAGCGCCACATACGGTAAACGAGCGCGCGCATCTGACGGATATGATGCAAACGGC